In the genome of Cryptomeria japonica chromosome 8, Sugi_1.0, whole genome shotgun sequence, one region contains:
- the LOC131049311 gene encoding uncharacterized protein LOC131049311: MDGIGKIVRVKKQQNKGMELLKMTTTSNIMVVCFFNGFGKTTLAIVGISRGFGKTTLAIAVVFESFGKTTIAIVIVFVSFGKTTLAIVNVPKRIGKTTLAIVGIFKSFGKTTLAIVGVSRGLGKTTLATVGIIKSFGKTTLAIDLVFGGCGKTTLAIFGVFRSFGKTALATDDVFMGFLCDFPRGFGKTTLAIIDVFRSFDKRALFFWLRFV, from the exons ATGGACGGAATTGGAAAGATCG TTAGAGTGAAGAAGCAACAGAACAAAGGAATGGAGTTGCTCAAGATGACAACAACATCGAACATCATGGTGGTTTGCTTTTTCAATGGCTTTGGCAAAACAACACTGGCCATTGTTGGTATTTCCAGAGGCTTTGGGAAGACAACTCTAGCAATTGCTGTTGTTTTTGAAAGCTTTGGCAAGACGACAATAGCGATTGTTATTGTATTTGTAAGTTTCGGAAAAACAACTCTAGCAATTGTCAATGTACCCAAAAGAATTGGAAAGACCACGCTAGCCATTGTTGGCATATTTAAAAGCTTCGGAAAAACAACTCTAGCGATTGTTGGTGTTTCTAGAGGCTTGGGGAAGACAACACTAGCCACTGTTGGCATAATTAAAAGTTTTGGGAAAACAACACTAGCAATTGATCTTGTTTTTGGAGGCTGTGGTAAGACAACACTAGCCATTTTTGGTGTTTTCAGAAGCTTTGGAAAAACAGCACTAGCAACAGATGATGTTTTTATGGGTTTTCTTTGTGATTTTCCAAGAGGCTTCGGCAAAACAACACTAGCTATTATTGACGTTTTTAGAAGCTTTGACAAAAGAGCATTGTTTTTTTGGTTGAGGTTTGTATAA